The following proteins are encoded in a genomic region of Nicotiana sylvestris chromosome 4, ASM39365v2, whole genome shotgun sequence:
- the LOC138889824 gene encoding zinc finger BED domain-containing protein RICESLEEPER 1-like: MSLDEAVAVSTTATTSQVGGGSQTPVARTPDQVVQGVQTLEAHPAQPVAAAQDYVVPAMPKDKQRRLERFARILETSGVTFTTYQFSGVAFTWWEAFERYRPMEDEVEMVNKVQAIVKCGESGASNDSTSNVECDSGSKKRKIMKERSVAWRHFSKFTDDDGVKKAKCKYCPEEYVANTKNSGTSNLLSHLLKCPNNPHKPETSQTKLAFQPKGQTGDVSLIPWKFDQEACRRALARMIIIDEQPFISVEKDGFRDFVRALQPLFHIPSRTTMTRDCFEIYHDEKLALKSIFKESKQRICITTDTWTSIQRINYMCVTAHYIDKNWNLHKKILNFCPITSHKGQDLASGVAKCLLEWGVDKVFTVTVDNASSNDVMVKELSKQFTRWNTNLMEGKHVHVRCMAHIINLVVQDGLREGSVSVERIRQAVRYIRQSPARWKKFKECCDLDRITSKKSLCLDVPTRWNSTYLMLKVATVYEEAFTKYCDIDYGLMSCISNCICEDGQPAGPLLSTDWDSVRRIVKFLEIFYELTLKVSGTLYITSNVHFLEICVVGSSLKELMQSEDATLKEMANNMKAKFDKYWGDPQKMNKMIFISCVFDPRHKFQSLSFALASMFGETIGVKIQIEVKTYMESLFNVYAKKNGGTSGSFPYSPSSGSCPSSPSSPGSCPSSPTSSTSSSSLSKFMLDLKKHKKGEGIDSKTELDKYLGEDVEEDFENFKILGWWKLNSPRFPALAEMARDVLAIPISSVASESAFSTGGRILDPFRSSLTPRLVQALVG; this comes from the exons GTGCAGACACTGGAGGCAcatccagctcagccggttgcagctgctcaagattatgtagttcctgctatgccaAAGGACAagcagcgcaggttggagaggtttg CacgtattctagagaccagcggggtcactttcactacttatcagttttctggagttgccttcacttggtgggaggcatttGAGAGGTATAGGCCT ATGGAAGATGAGGTAGAGATGGTGAATAAAGTTCAAGCCATTGTAAAATGTGGTGAAAGTGGTGCTTCAAATGATTCCACAAGCAACGTCGAATGTGATTCTggttcaaagaaaagaaaaatcatgaaagaaAGATCAGTGGCTTGGCGACACTTCAGTAAGTTCACTGATGACGACGGTGTTAAAAAAGCGAAATGCAAGTACTGTCCAGAAGAATATGTAGCTAACACCAAAAACAGTGGTACAAGCAATTTGCTATCACATCTTCTCAAGTGTCCGAACAATCCCCACAAGCCGGAGACAAGCCAGACAAAATTAGCTTTTCAACCGAAAGGTCAAACAGGTGATGTCTCACTTAtcccttggaaatttgatcaagagGCATGTAGGAGGGCTTTAGCTCGTATGATAATTATAGATGAACAACCCTTCATTTCTGTTGAAAAGGATGGATTTAGAGACTTCGTGAGAGCTCTTCAACCTTTATTTCATATTCCATCTCGTACTACTATGACTAGAGATTGTTTTGAGATTTACCATGATGAAAAACTTGCTTTGAAGTCAATTTTTAAAGAATCAAAACAGAGAATTTGTATTACGACTGATACATGGACATCAATTCAAAGAATTAACTATATGTGTGTTACAGCACATTACATTGACAAGAATTGGAATTTGCATAAAAAGATATTAAATTTTTGTCCAATTACTAGTCACAAAGGTCAAGATTTAGCTAGTGGTGTTGCTAAGTGTTTACTTGAATGGGGGGTGGATAAAGTATTTACTGTGACAGTTGATAATGCAAGTTCTAACGATGTCATGGTTAAAGAATTATCCAAACAATTTACTAGATGGAACACTAACTTGATGGAAGGTAAGCAtgttcatgttagatgtatggcTCACATCATCAATCTAGTTGTTCAAGATGGGTTGAGAGAAGGGAGTGTGTCTGTGGAACGAATAAGACAAGCTGTTAGGTACATTAGACAATCTCCAGCAAGATGGAAGAAGTTTAAAGAATGTTGTGATCTAGATAGGATAACTTCTAAAAAATCATTGTGCTTGGATGTTCCTACTAGGTGGAACTCCACATATTTGATGTTGAAGGTTGCTACAGTTTATGAGGAAGCCTTTACAAAATATTGTGATATTGATTATGGTTTGATGTCATGTATTTCTAACTGTATTTGTGAGGATGGACAGCCTGCAGGTCCACTTTTAAGTACTGATTGGGATAGTGTAAGACGTATTGTGAAGTTTCTTGAAATATTTTATGAACTCACCTTGAAGGTATCAGGTACACTTTATATTACGTCTAATGTGCACTTTCTTGAGATATGTGTTGTTGGTTCTTCTTTGAAAGAGTTGATGCAAAGTGAAGATGCTACCTTGAAAGAAATGGCAAATAATATGAAAGCGAAGTTTGATAAGTATTGGGGGGATCCACAAAAGATGAACAAAATGATTTTTATTTCATGTGTGTTCGATCCACGCCACAAGTTTCAATCTCTTTCGTTTGCTCTTGCTTCCATGTTTGGAGAAACAATAGGTGTGAAAATACAAATTGAGGTGAAGACATATATGGAATCTTTGTTCAATGTGTATGCAAAAAAGAATGGTGGTACTTCTGGTTCATTTCCATATTCTCCATCTTCCGGTTCATGTCCATCTTCTCCATCTTCCCCTGGTTCATGTCCATCTTCTCCAACTTCATCTACTTCTTCATCATCGCTTTCAAAATTCATGTTAGATTTAAAGAAGCATAAGAAGGGTGAAGGAATTGATTCTAAAACAGAGTTAGATAAATATTTGGGTGAAGATGTTGAGGAAgactttgaaaattttaaaattctgGGGTGGTGGAAGTTGAATTCACCTAGATTTCCCGCACTTGCTGAGATGGCACGTGATGTGCTAGCCATTCCTATTTCTAGTGTTGCCTCAGAATCAGCATTTAGTACCGGTGGACGCATACTTGATccatttaggagttcattgacaCCTAGATTGGTTCAAGCTCTTGT CGGGTAA